CCAAATAAGCCTTAAGACTAACCTTACCTTTTTTCCTATTCTTCTTAGAAAGCAAAGACGACTTACTCCTCCTAACACCACCAATTCTAGCCATAATCAATCACCTTTATTTCTTACCTTTACCTGCTGCTTTATCATCCTTAGGAGCTAACTTAGCAATAATCTGATCAGGAATCTTAGCATCCTCTAAAGCCTTTCTAATCTGATCCGCGGACTTCTTCTCATTCTGAGCAATAATCTTCTTAGCCTGAGCCTCAAAGAAAGCACGCTTCTCCTCTAATTCTTTCTGAAGACGCTTACGTTCCTCTTCAATTTGCTTCATTTCATCAGCAGTAATCTCAGTCTTCTCAGCCTTAATCTCCGCATCAAACTTACCCTCATTAACCATGATTAAAGCTTTCTCAGCAGAAACCTCTTCTACCTTAACACCCATAGACTTGCAAGAACCAATAATTTCCTTAACTCGTTCCTTAAGAGTCTTACCAGACAAAGCATCTTCTTTCATCTTAGCAATCTTAATAATTTGCTCAATCTTAAGATCCGCAACCAATTCCTTATCAGGTTTACCAGAACCCTTATCCACGCCAGCTTCCTTCTTAATAAGAGCAGAAGCAGGAGGAGTCCCAATAGAAATAGTATACTCCTTAGTATCTGAATCAACAGTTACCTTAACAGGAACTTGCATCCCTTTATAATCAGCAGTCTTCTTATTAATATCAGCAACCACGGCACCAATATTCACACCCAAAGGCCCCATAGCAGGACCAAGAGGAGGCGCAGCAGTAGCCTTACCACCTTCAATTAAAACTTCAACTGAACTCATAGCCATATTTATTCCTCATTTTATTAACATAAATCCAAAAGAACGAAATAACCACCAATTTATAAAGCTTTTGCCCACGAAGAAGCAGAAACAAAAAAAAAATAAAAAAAATAATTATTCATCACGCCTAATAACTTTAATAGCATCCATCTTAATCGTTATAGGAATAGGAACCGCTGCATCAAGAAGTTCAACAACGACTTCTTCCTTAGCTTTATCCACCCTAGAAATCTTACACTTCTCACGTTTAAACGGACCACTAATAATTTCCGCGATGTCATTCTTCTGAATATTAACATCTTTCTTAACTTGCTCAAGCATATGCTCAATTTCCTTATAATTAATCTCATTAGGCAAAATACCACGAGCATAAGGAACACCATAAGCAGCTTGCTCAGCATCCCCTCTGGATTCAGCTTCAACGAATATGTAACCACGCATCCCATGAGGCCTAATAACAGAATAAACACTAATCTTCTTCCTAACAACGTTACTAGAAACAAAAGTCATAACTTGATCTTCACGATTAGCAGTAACCCTCAAAGCAAACAACTTAGTACTAATACCTTCAGTCTTAGGTTCTTCTTTCTCAGGCACAGACTCCTGATTATCCATTTCCTTAATCCTTTTGAGTTCTTCCTCACCAGGCATGTTCTTCTTAAGAATATCTTCATCCATAATAAATCACTCCTTCAATTACCTCGCATAAACATTAAATAAAACACCAAAACAAACACGATGCCAACAGCCAAAAAAATAGAAATAGCAAAATCAACAATGTGCAACAAAAAACCAGCGAAGCCAATAAGCAACAAACCAAGACCTGAAACCTTAGTAATAGTCCAATACTCTTGCTTAGAAGGCTTCTTCGAAATACGAAGAACCCTTTTACACTCTGTCAAAAAATTTCTAAGCTTATCCATCCTATTCATCTTAATTTACCTCAGTCAACAAAAGTAATACCTAACTCCGATTCTTTTTCTTTTTTCCTTTCACTCATAGGCTTAGAAGCATAACCACCAAT
This portion of the Candidatus Woesearchaeota archaeon genome encodes:
- a CDS encoding 50S ribosomal protein L11, whose amino-acid sequence is MAMSSVEVLIEGGKATAAPPLGPAMGPLGVNIGAVVADINKKTADYKGMQVPVKVTVDSDTKEYTISIGTPPASALIKKEAGVDKGSGKPDKELVADLKIEQIIKIAKMKEDALSGKTLKERVKEIIGSCKSMGVKVEEVSAEKALIMVNEGKFDAEIKAEKTEITADEMKQIEEERKRLQKELEEKRAFFEAQAKKIIAQNEKKSADQIRKALEDAKIPDQIIAKLAPKDDKAAGKGKK
- a CDS encoding transcription elongation factor Spt5 — translated: MDEDILKKNMPGEEELKRIKEMDNQESVPEKEEPKTEGISTKLFALRVTANREDQVMTFVSSNVVRKKISVYSVIRPHGMRGYIFVEAESRGDAEQAAYGVPYARGILPNEINYKEIEHMLEQVKKDVNIQKNDIAEIISGPFKREKCKISRVDKAKEEVVVELLDAAVPIPITIKMDAIKVIRRDE
- a CDS encoding protein translocase SEC61 complex subunit gamma, with translation MNRMDKLRNFLTECKRVLRISKKPSKQEYWTITKVSGLGLLLIGFAGFLLHIVDFAISIFLAVGIVFVLVFYLMFMRGN